In gamma proteobacterium HIMB55, the genomic stretch CAGCAACCGAGAAACCCTCGCTTTCGGCAACTGCATTAGAGAGTGCGCGCGTGCCCCCAGCAAAAGCATCAAACTCGAAGACCCCCACAGGGCCGTTCCACAAAATCGTTCCTGCCGCCACTAGCACCTCAGCCATGCGAGCCTGAGATAAAGGCCCAATGTCTAAAATCATGTCATCATCAGCCACGTCAGCGGCCAACTTGACAGTCGCGTCTGCAGAATCCGAAAACTCTTTTGCCACAACAACATCAATGGGTAACGGAATTTGCGTCTTGGCCATAAGCGCCTTTGCCGTGGGAATTAGGTCCATCTCACAGAGCGACTTGCCGACAGGGTAGCCCGCCGCAGCGAGGAAAGTATTTGCGATACCACCACCGACAACGAGCTGGTCACAGATCTCCGAGAGTCGTTCGAGCACAGCCAATTTCGTGGAAACCTTTGATCCGCCGACTACAGCAACCAGAGGCGCTGCAGGTTCACTCAAGGCTCTCGTCAATGCCTCGAGCTCTCCAGAGAGAAGTGGCCCAGCACAGGCCTCGGCAGCAAATTTCGCCACACCGTGGGTGGATGCCTGTGCTCGATGCGCCGTGCCAAAAGCGTCCATGACAAACACATCGCAAAGGGCCGCATAGCGCTTTGCAAGATCATCGGCGTTGCTTTTTTCACCCTCGTTAAATCGTACATTCTCGAGCAGCCAGATTTCACCCGACTCAGGTGCGCCAGAGGGCCAATCCGACTGCAGGCAGACGGGCATTTGCATAAGCTCTGATAGGGCATCCGCCACTGGCGCTAGGGAGTACTGCGCGTCGAATTCGCCCTCAGTGGGGCGACCGAGGTGCGACATGACAATGACACGACCACCCGCCTCTACCGCAGCCTTAATCGAGGGAACCGCAGCACGCAATCGTGCATCGTTAGCGACCTTTCCATCTCGAATCGGCACATTCAGATCCTCGCGTATCAAAACCCGCTTTTCGGATAGCGATAACTGATTCATCGAACGCATAAAAACTCCACTACTGCTGTAAAGGTCAATTCGTAATAGTTTGCTAGACGGATGCCTTTTCGTCGCCAAAATCCGATATTGCGATAGCGATATCTACCATTCGATTGGCAAATGCCCACTCGTTATCAAACCAGATCATCAATTTGATGAGCCGCCCCGCGCTCACCTGCGTTTGGGTTGCATCTACAACACAGGAAGCGTCCATACCGAGGAAATCACACGAAGCGAGTGGCTCATCATTAACGGCAAGAACACCAGAGAAAGAGGGACTCGCCTTACGAATCATTTCGTTGACGGCCTCTGGCGTCGTATCGCAACCGACTGCCAGAACAACATCGAGCGAGGATACATTTAGCGTCGGCACGCGCAGTGCGCGCGCCTGAATCTTATCGGCAAGGTGCGGCAAAAAGCGCTCCACCCCCTGAGCCAAGCCAGTCTCGACAGGAATGACCGAGTTAAAAGCTGCGCGCGTCTTTCTTAAGTCAGTGTGGTGATAGGCATCGATCACCGGCTGATCATTCATCGCGGAGTGTATCGTCGTGATGATGCCGGCGTTGATCCCGAGTATCTCATCGACAATAGATAGAATGGGCATCAAGGCATTGCTGGTGCACGACCCCGCAGAGACAATGGCCATGTCTGAGGTAAGTGCCTGTTGATTGAGCCCCCATATAATGGTCGCGTCGACATCAGCACTCGCCGGCTGCGATAAGAGTACGCGCTCGACCGAGCCGCCTAAATGCTTAGCCGCTGAGGTCCTGTCGAGCTCTTCCCCAGTACAATCTATAACCAGCTCAACATTTTGTTTTGCCCAGACATCGTGACCAAAGGCCGCTTCATGGGTCAGCGAAATGGCCTTACCCGCAATGTGGATTGCGCCCTCGCTAACATTAACGCTAGAGCCAAAGCGCCCGTGGGTAGAGTCATACTTCAGAAGGTGAGCAACCGTTTCGGCATCGGCAAGCTCATTCGCTGCCACCAAGGTCAAGGCGGTGCGCGCGTCTTCTCGCTCGCTTATTCGACGCGCCAAAAGACGCCCGATCCTTCCGAGCCCGTTGATACCAACGCGTGTCATTAGCTGAGAATTACATCCTCAATCGCGTCGACAACATTCTCGACCGTGAAGCCGAATTCTTTCATCAGCTGAGGGCCGGGCGCTGATTCACCAAACGAGCTCATTCCAACGACTCGTCCATCGAGGCCCACATACTTATACCACCAGTCTATGTGAGACGCTTCAACCGCTACGCGTGCCAAAATGTGGCTTGGCAAAACGGCCTCTCGATACACTGCATCTTGTCGCTCAAAGACATCTGCGCAGGGCATCGAAACAACACGTACACCTCGACCGGCGGCTGACAGCTTTTCAGCGGCATCGATTGCCAGCGCAACTTCAGAGCCCGTCGCAATCACAATGGCCTCCAGCTCGCCTTGTTCTTCACGCAGCACGTAGGCGCCTCGCGCAACATCAGAAACACGCTCGGCAGCACCCACCTGGTGGGGAAGGGTTTGCCGCGAAAAGACCAATGCCGAGGGACCATCTTGTCTAACAATCGCCTGCTTCCAAGCGATGGCAGACTCAACAGCGTCACAAGGCCGCCACGTATCTAAGTTCGGTGTTGAGCGCATAGATGCGAGCTGCTCGACGGGCTGGTGGGTAGGGCCATCTTCACCCAAGCCTACGGAGTCATGCGTGAAGACATAAATAGCGCGCTGACGCATAAGCGCCGCCATGCGCACGGCGTTTCGCGCGTATTCCATAAAGATCAAGAAGGTGCCGCCAAAGGGAATGAATCCGCCGTGCAGCGCGATGCCGTTCATCATTGCCGCCATGGCAAACTCACGAACACCGTAGTAGATGTAATTACCTTCAGCATCGGAGGCGTCGGCACCTTTGGCCTCGGGCCATAGGGTTAAGTTAGAACCCGCCAAGTCAGCACTGCCACCGAGCAGCTCGGGCAGCGTAGGCGCTAGCGCTGCGATCGCCTGCTGTGACGCTTTGCGCGAGGCGACATCAGATTCATTGGCAACACACTGCGCAATGAAATCATCAACCCCTTTCATAAATTCGTCGGGAAGTTCACCTCGCATGCGACGCTCGAACTCATCTGCAAGCTCAGGATAAGCGCTGCGATAGCCTTCCAAAGCGCCATTCCAGGAAGCCTCAGCCTGAGCACCCGACTCACGCGCATCCCAATGCGCATAGATATCTTCGGGCACGACGAAAGGTGCGTGGCTCCATCCGAGTGCTTCGCGCGTCAGATCAATCTCACCATCGCCAAGCGGCGAACCATGGCATGACTCGGTACCCTGCTTATTCGGGCTTCCTTTTCCGATCGTCGTCTTGCAGCAGATGATCGTTGGACGGCCGGTTTCAGCAATGGCTTCGTCGATTGCTTTGGATACCGCTTGAGAGTCATGTCCATCGACATCAGGAATCACGTGCCAACCATAGGCAGCGAATCGCGAAGGCGTGTCATCAGTGAACCAACCTTCGATCTCACCGTCGATTGAAATGCCATTGTCGTCATAGACAACGGTGAGCTTGCCCAAACCAAGCGTTCCTGCGAGCGAGCAAGCCTCGTGACTGATGCCTTCCATGAGACAGCCATCGCCAACGAAACACCATGTTCGATGGTCGACGAGCGTGTGATCGCCTTTGTTGAATCTCGCAGCCATGAGCTTTTCGGCAACCGCCATGCCCACTGCGTTAGCGAGGCCTTGCCCCAGAGGTCCCGTAGTTGTCTCTACACCGGGCGTATAGCCATATTCGGGGTGTCCGGGCGTTCTGCTGTGGAGCTGTCGGAAGTCTTTTATGTCATCGATAGAGAGATCGTAGCCCGTTAAGTGCAGCAACGAATAAATCAGCATCGAGCCGTGACCGTTCGAAAGCACGAATCGGTCTCTGTCCGCCCAATTAGGGTTGTTCGGATTGTGCTTCAGATACTGCGTCCACAACACTTCGGCGATGTCCGCCATACCCATGGGTGCGCCAGGGTGGCCTGAATTTGCCTTCTGGACTGCGTCCATCGACAGGGCTCGAATAGCATTGGCGGCTTGCAGTTGCGTTACGGAGGTGGCGGCGGATTGTTGCACAACGAGGTCCTCAGTAGGGGGATTCGATTCGGGCGCAATGATCGCACGTATTACGATGAAATACGCAGGTAATTACGGATTTTGTAGTACCTTTTTGGAGTAGCTTTTTGTCGAGTAGCGCGCAGGGCGTCGAGGAGTGGATAGGGGTGCTGTAGACACCCATAAAAGACGCCCACGAGATTTGTTTGTTCAGTGGTCGCCCGCCACAACATTGCGATTCTGTTCGTCCTACTTACTGCTTCCTCCCTACGCTACTTTCTTGCGACGGTTCTCCCCACTTCTCGGCACTTCCTAAGACGCTTCCATCCTTACACACTTCCTCCATGCTTAGACACTTCCTTCTTGCTTTTCTGGCCACCCTCGAATTGAGGAGCAGTGCAGTCAACCGGCGTTTAGGGCTGGGCGTTTTCGGAGCCCCAAAAGCGGGAAACTTGGGAGCGGCTTGTGCCGGTAAACGACCAAAGCCTCAAAAGCGACACTCAACGCCTTCTATTGGTTTCATTTTGCCTGTACTTTTGTTAAAAGCATCTTTGGAAAACCAGAGTGGGGAATTCCGCCCTCACTCTTCATAAAAAAGGAGTCGAACTGCAATGTTCAGATTAAAGCCATTAGCGGCCGCGACTCTTCTGGGGACCTTATTTACAGCGAACGCTGCATTTGCCCAAGAAGAAGCGCAATTAGAGTCGTCTACCATTGAGGCTGTTGCAAATGAATCCGCGACAGCTAATACCGATTCGGTGGAAGAAGTTATTGTCACAGGTTCCCGCCTGCGCAGTTCAACCTACTCCAGCGTTTCACCTCTACAAATCATTGATGCAGAATTTCAGCGTGAAGTCGGTTTAATCGACGCGACCGACATTTTGCAGAACTCTACGAGTGCTGGTGGTCAGCAGATTGACCTTACCTTTAACGGATTCGTATTGGACAACGGCCCCGGTTCAACCACCATCAGCCTTCGCGGCCTGGGTGCAAACCGTACGCTCGTCTTGATGAACGGTCGACGTCTCGCGCCAAGCGGCGTGGAGGGTGCGCCGTCTGCACCGAATATCTCGCTGGTGCCACAGCTGATGGTTGCTCGCTACGAGAACCTATTGGATGCGGGCTCATCGATCTACGGATCTGATGCGATTGCCGGTGCCAGCAACATCATCACGCGTAAAGATTTCGATGGCCTAGAAATTCAAGTCTTTACCGACACCCCTGACCGAAACGGAGGTGACAGCAGCACCATCGCAGCTGCCTGGGGTTTCAACACTGACAAGAGCGTATTTGGTATCGGCGTGGAATACGCCGAGCAAGAGCGTGTATTAATGTCAGATCGTCCATGGACAAACGAGTGTACAGGTAACGTTGAAATCACCGAAAGTGGTGAGATTCGTCGCCAAGATCAGTACTACGCAAACCTCGGCTATCCTGATGTGGGCCAGTGTTCATCGCTCTCATTAGCGGCCAGAACATTTGTTCCTGGTACGCGTTATGGCTCGATCTACTACACACCGGGCTCTTCTAACGGCGGCTGGGGCAACTTCACTGAGTCAGGTGACCCCTACACAGGCTTGGCCGCAGATGGCAACGGTGACGGTGTCGGCGACATCAACTTCCTCGACTACAACCTGAATGGCGCACCGAGCGATCTAGCTTCTGATTTACTACCCAAGTCTGAATCGCTGAACATTCTGGCTTACGGTGAGACAACGCTCGAAGGTGATATGAACATCACGCCTTACTTTGAGGCGATGTATAACACCTATGAAGTTAACCAGAACAGTGGTGAGGGCCAGCTCTTCCCTAACGTTCCTGCATTGAACCCTTACAATCTTTGTAACCCCGATGCGGAAAACGGTGTGGATTGTGGCTTGGGCTATGACGCCTATCTCACCAACCCCAACATCGTTCAAAACTTTGCCAATTACTACTTAGACGCGGCGAATTGCTTCGGCGTACCAGCACCGTTCTGCTCACCAGCGACCTTTGGCTTGTTGGGCGGTCCTTCTGGTCCTCTCGCGACAATTCCTATCGTCTCAGTACGCGGCGATCGAAACCTCGTTGATGTAGAAATGGAACAGATGCGCCTTGTTTTGGGTGCGTCCGCAGACCTTCCGTTCCTTGACGTCGGTTCGCTCAGCAACTGGCGCGGTGATTTCTCGATCGCCTACAACCGCTCCGAAGGTGATTCGGCGCGTTACGGTGTTCGTGAAGATCGCTTGGAGTTGGCGCTAGGCTATTACTCATCGACCAGTACACCGTGTGAAAACGACCTCGGGGCAACCTTGGCGTCAGACACCGCGGGTTGTGTTCCGGTCAATATGTACGCGCCATCGCTTTACCCTGTTGGCACTGTGACCGGTGACTTCGCGACTCAGGCAGAGCGTGACTATCTCTTCGATTCACGTGACTTCAACACAGTATACGAGCAGACGCTTGTGAGCTTGGTACTCGACGGTGACATTTTTGAAATGCCCGGCGGTGAAATGGCGAAGATGGCGATTGGTTACGAATACCGTAACGATGATATTCAGTCTAACCCCGATGCGGTAGCACGCGATGGTCTGTTCTGGGGCTTCTTCTCAGACAAGGGCGCTTTCGGTGACGTCACACTAAATGAAGTGTTTGGTGAAATCGAACTGCCACTTCGTGCTGATATGCCTCTACTCAAGGAGCTGACTGTTAACCTGTCGGGTCGTTTGACTGACCACGACTACTACGGTGAAAACGACACAGCGTCTGTGAAAGTTGGCTACCGTCCGTCAGAGCCCTTCTTGCTTCGCGCAACTTGGGGTACTGCGTTCCGAGCGCCAAACAACCGCGAGTTGTTCTTGCTTGGTTCGACGGGCTTCACCAACGTGTTTGACCCTTGCTACGTTCCAGAATCTGCCATTGGTGGAATTGGCGACGGCGCAAACGAAGGAGCTTACATTCCTGAGCGTGATCAGCGCGATCCAGAGCTGCTAGCTAACTGTCGTGCAACTGGTGTTGATCCAACACTGGCTAACAACGGTGGCTTTAACAGCTTCAGCACCGAAGTTCAGACCGGTGGTAGCTTGACCCTCGATCCTGAGGAATCTGAGTCTTACACCTATGGTTTTGCCTACGAGCAGGACTTCAGCAACAAGTTCGACCTTTCACTGGGCATGACTTACTACTCAGTTAAAGTTGAGAACACCGTGATTGAGCCTTCTACCAGCTTCATCATTGCAGATTGTCTCTACGACGAAGCGGGAACCGGTGCTTCGGTCTTCTGTGAGCGCATCCAGCGTGACCTTTCAGACCCTACCGACCCTCGTATCCAACTGATGGACCTTGGCTTCATTAACCGTGACCTCGAGCGAGCACGCGGTATCGACTACAACCTGACCTTCCGGGATGTAATCGACCTGGGTGTACCCGTCAACCTCTCGGTTAACTTGACTGCTAACCGAAACCTTGAGCGTTCGTTGACCTTCACCAATGCTGACGGCACCGTTGACTTCGAGGACTACTCGGGTGAGTGGGGCTTGTCTGAGTGGCGTGCACTGGGTCAGGTTCGTTTGAACTGGGATCGCTGGACCTTTAACTGGCAGACACGCTACTTAGGTGCAGTCTCACAGGATGTGGATGCTATTGATGAGTTCTCTGATGCCTTCACGGCTTCAGATACTTGTTTGGGACCACCCGATGACGAGCTCTGTCGTGACTACGGCGAAACTGGCAGCTACATGGTTCACAACGTCTCGCTCTTCTACCGTGAAGACAACTGGACGTTGGGCATGGGCGTCAGAAACCTTGAGGACAAGGCACCACCGCTGGCTGACCCCAGTGAAGTTACAGGCGTTAAAGCACGTCCTATCGGTTACGGCTATGATGTCTTTGGACGTACGTTCTTCTTGAACGCGTCTTACAACTTCGATCTCGGCTTCTAAAGCCAACTTAATTGTCACAAAAGCGCACTTAGGTGCGCTTTTTTTTTGCCAAATCGGCTAGCATATGCAGCGTCTACCAGAGGAGATGACTTATGTACCGCGCTGGAGGTATCGCCTTACTTTTTTGCCTACTTATTACAGAAGTAGCCGCAGAGCCTTACCCACTGGATTATTGGGCAAGAAGATCAGCCGTCACCGGCGTCTCGCTATCACCTGACGGGTCTAAGTTTGCGCTGACCCGAATTCTTGAGCGAGGTGGTAACCCTATCATTGAGCTCTATGACTCGGATGATCTGTCGGCGAAACCCGTGCGCATCGATTCAAGCCCCTCGGAAATCATGCCGGGAGTAAGCTGGATTGATGGTGATGTTTTTTTATTCTCAACACGGCAGAAAGTGCGAAAAATCATTCAAGGTTTCAACCGCGGTGTTTACGAATACCAAAACGTCAAATACGACAGCTCAAAAAACGCTTTGGGGCGAATTCGGCAAGAAGCCTTTAGAGTTGAAGAAACCCTCCCCGGGAAAAAAAATAAAATAATCATTTCGAGCAGGGAAGACGTCGCCGATCGAGCTGGAAAAAATAAGACATTTTTCAGACCTCGTTCTTATTGGGAATACGACCTAAAAACGGATCGCCGTAAACTTCTAATGCGCGGCAGACTGTCCTTGGGTAGCGTAGCGTTCAACAGCGAAGGTGAGGCCACACACGCTTACGGTTACGACTTTAGAACGAATGACTTTGTCTATTACTGGCGCCCTAAAGGCACGAAAGAATGGGAAGAAATGTATCGTCTTTCTCAGAATAGCTTTGAGACTTTTAGCCCTATTTTTCCAGATCCTAATGCAGCAAATAATTTCTTAGTAGTGGCCCATAATGGCTACGATAAGCAAGGCCTATGGTCTTTTGATGCAGAAAAGCAAGAATTTACCGAAGCAATTTACCGACGAAATGATGTGGACGGAGGCTATCCGATTCGTCACAGCAATCGACACACTAACCCTGATGAAATGGTGGGCATCGGTTGGTGCAAAGACAAATGCCACCGAGAATTTTTCGATGGCCAAGAGGCAGCGCTTTACCGCCAGCTTGAAGGTATCATCCCCAACGCCGACCAGGTGAGAATTCAAGACCGCTCACGCGATGGCAATACGTTAATTGTGAGCAATTTGGGGCCTCGAGACCCAGGCACGTATTACCTGATCCGTAACGGTAAGATATCTAAAATCAGTGGAAGAAAGCCATACCTTGAGCACGACCAACTCGCAAAAGTTGAGTACATTACTTACCAAGCACGGGATGGCGTGGAGATCTCTGGTTACGTCACAGTTCCCAATGGAGAAGGGCCGTTCCCGCTCGTTGTCATGCCCCACGGTGGGCCCTACGTCTCAGAAACCATTGACCGATTCGACGAGTGGTCACAATTACTTGCCAACCACGGTTATGTGGTCCTTCAACCGCAATATCGAGGATCAAAAAAATACGGCTTAGATTTTTACCAATCAGCCTTTATCAACGGTTCTGAGGCGGGCCGCGCAATGCAAGACGATAAGGACGATGGCGCGCTTTATTTGGTCAAGCAAGGTCTTGTCGATCCTAATCGAATGGCGATGTTCGGCTGGTCGTACGGCGGTTACGCCGCGCTCGTTGCCGCATCGCGTGAAGATCAAATATACCAATGCGCCATTGCAGGCGCGGCGGTTACCGATCCAGAAATGCAAATGGATTATTACCGGTATGGGATTGAAGGCGCACAAGAGGTTGAACAATTAACAACGTGGGACGGTGCAATATCGCCAATCAAGGAAGTGGAAAACATTAATGTCCCGCTTCTCATCGTGCATGGTGATGTGGACCAGCGAGTACCCCCTGAGCATTTTGATAAGTACATTGCGGAGCTTGACCGGGCGGGAATTAATTACCAAAAGCTCATTCTAGAGGGTGCTGACCACTTCTCGAGCACACTCACCTATGACCACAAGTTTGAGTTTTACGAGGCCATGCTCGACTTCTTTAAGAATGACTGCGGCGCAATGAGCACGGGAGATTCATTAGCAAATCGCTAGACATTAGCGTTGCACTAAGTGGTCGATCGTTACGGCCTAGTGAGTTATGCAATGACACCCATCAAAGCCCTCATCCGAGGGCTTTTTATTGCGCTTACATTTAGCCCACAGATCACAAAGTACGACCAACGAACAAAACACAATATACGTTGCTTTATCACCAATACCTTGCGGTAACAAAAGGCCTTGGTCTAAAACAGAACACGCGTCCGCAACGTGCCCTCAATCGCCGATAGCTGATTAATCAGAGTCTTCGAATAATCGCTCTCGATATCAATCACTACGTATCCGGTGTCGCCCATGGTTTGCAGGTACTGACCGCTAACATTGACCGAGCTGTCACTGAACACTTGGTTAATCGCGCTCATAATGCCCGGAATGTTTTGGTGGACGTGCAGCAAACGGTGCTTACCCTCGTGCTCAGGCAGGGCAACCTCAGGGAAATTCACCGCAGATGTTGTAGTGCCGTTGTCGCTGTAGCGCGTGAGCTTTTCAGCCACCTCGACACCAATATTTTCCTGCGCTTCTTGAGTCGAACCACCGATGTGCGGCGTGAGGATGCACTGATCGATACCACGAAGCGGCGATTGGAACTCATCGTTATTTGACCGGGGCTCGACAGGAAATACATCGATGGCGGCACCACCGATATGATTGCCATTTAGTGCCTCTGCCAACGCATCAAGATCTACCACGTTCCCTCTCGATGCGTTTATCAACACAGCGCCTGAACGCATCACAGCAATCTCTTTTGCGCCAATCAATAACTCGGTGCTGGCATGTTGGGGCACATGCAAACTCACAACATGTGACTCCTCAAGTAGCGCTCTGAGTGTTGCCTTGGGCTGTGCGTTTCCAAGAGGCAACTTGGACTCGACGTCAAAATAAACCACCTTCATACCCAAGCTCTCAGCAATGACGCCTAGCTGCATGCCAATATTGCCGTAACCAATAATGCCGAGGGTTTTGCCACGGCACTCGAAGGAGCCTGTTGCGGTCTTCTGCCATTCACCTCTGTGTGCAGCAGCACTGCGTTGCGGCACGCCTCGAAGTAACAGAATAACCTCGGCCATCACAAGTTCGGCAACACTACGAGTGTTGGAAAACGGGGCGTTAAAGACAGGAACACCCTGTCGCGCGGCGGCTTCCAGATCTACCTGGTTTGTACCAATACAAAAGCAACCAATAGCTACTAGGCGCTCTGCTGCATCGAGCACATCCGCGGAGAGCTGGGTGCGCGAGCGAATGCCGACAAAGTGTGCATCTTTTATCTCTTGTTTCAAATCCTCTGTCGGAAGCGCCTTAGGATAGGTAACAACATTGGTGTAACCCGCTTTCGCCAGCGCATCGACCGCACTTTGGTGAACACCCTCGAGCAGGAGGAACTTAATCTTCGATTTTTGGAGAGACTGTTGTTTCATGACCTACTTCTGAAGGTGAGTGCGCGGGGCGCGGATGATAACATTACGGTCTTAACCGCTTTGGAGTTCAATGTGTCCCAACCG encodes the following:
- a CDS encoding outer membrane cobalamin receptor protein (PFAM: TonB dependent receptor; TonB-dependent Receptor Plug Domain); translation: MFRLKPLAAATLLGTLFTANAAFAQEEAQLESSTIEAVANESATANTDSVEEVIVTGSRLRSSTYSSVSPLQIIDAEFQREVGLIDATDILQNSTSAGGQQIDLTFNGFVLDNGPGSTTISLRGLGANRTLVLMNGRRLAPSGVEGAPSAPNISLVPQLMVARYENLLDAGSSIYGSDAIAGASNIITRKDFDGLEIQVFTDTPDRNGGDSSTIAAAWGFNTDKSVFGIGVEYAEQERVLMSDRPWTNECTGNVEITESGEIRRQDQYYANLGYPDVGQCSSLSLAARTFVPGTRYGSIYYTPGSSNGGWGNFTESGDPYTGLAADGNGDGVGDINFLDYNLNGAPSDLASDLLPKSESLNILAYGETTLEGDMNITPYFEAMYNTYEVNQNSGEGQLFPNVPALNPYNLCNPDAENGVDCGLGYDAYLTNPNIVQNFANYYLDAANCFGVPAPFCSPATFGLLGGPSGPLATIPIVSVRGDRNLVDVEMEQMRLVLGASADLPFLDVGSLSNWRGDFSIAYNRSEGDSARYGVREDRLELALGYYSSTSTPCENDLGATLASDTAGCVPVNMYAPSLYPVGTVTGDFATQAERDYLFDSRDFNTVYEQTLVSLVLDGDIFEMPGGEMAKMAIGYEYRNDDIQSNPDAVARDGLFWGFFSDKGAFGDVTLNEVFGEIELPLRADMPLLKELTVNLSGRLTDHDYYGENDTASVKVGYRPSEPFLLRATWGTAFRAPNNRELFLLGSTGFTNVFDPCYVPESAIGGIGDGANEGAYIPERDQRDPELLANCRATGVDPTLANNGGFNSFSTEVQTGGSLTLDPEESESYTYGFAYEQDFSNKFDLSLGMTYYSVKVENTVIEPSTSFIIADCLYDEAGTGASVFCERIQRDLSDPTDPRIQLMDLGFINRDLERARGIDYNLTFRDVIDLGVPVNLSVNLTANRNLERSLTFTNADGTVDFEDYSGEWGLSEWRALGQVRLNWDRWTFNWQTRYLGAVSQDVDAIDEFSDAFTASDTCLGPPDDELCRDYGETGSYMVHNVSLFYREDNWTLGMGVRNLEDKAPPLADPSEVTGVKARPIGYGYDVFGRTFFLNASYNFDLGF
- a CDS encoding transketolase (PFAM: Transketolase, thiamine diphosphate binding domain; Transketolase, C-terminal domain; Transketolase, pyrimidine binding domain~TIGRFAM: transketolase, bacterial and yeast); protein product: MQQSAATSVTQLQAANAIRALSMDAVQKANSGHPGAPMGMADIAEVLWTQYLKHNPNNPNWADRDRFVLSNGHGSMLIYSLLHLTGYDLSIDDIKDFRQLHSRTPGHPEYGYTPGVETTTGPLGQGLANAVGMAVAEKLMAARFNKGDHTLVDHRTWCFVGDGCLMEGISHEACSLAGTLGLGKLTVVYDDNGISIDGEIEGWFTDDTPSRFAAYGWHVIPDVDGHDSQAVSKAIDEAIAETGRPTIICCKTTIGKGSPNKQGTESCHGSPLGDGEIDLTREALGWSHAPFVVPEDIYAHWDARESGAQAEASWNGALEGYRSAYPELADEFERRMRGELPDEFMKGVDDFIAQCVANESDVASRKASQQAIAALAPTLPELLGGSADLAGSNLTLWPEAKGADASDAEGNYIYYGVREFAMAAMMNGIALHGGFIPFGGTFLIFMEYARNAVRMAALMRQRAIYVFTHDSVGLGEDGPTHQPVEQLASMRSTPNLDTWRPCDAVESAIAWKQAIVRQDGPSALVFSRQTLPHQVGAAERVSDVARGAYVLREEQGELEAIVIATGSEVALAIDAAEKLSAAGRGVRVVSMPCADVFERQDAVYREAVLPSHILARVAVEASHIDWWYKYVGLDGRVVGMSSFGESAPGPQLMKEFGFTVENVVDAIEDVILS
- a CDS encoding dipeptidyl aminopeptidase/acylaminoacyl peptidase (PFAM: Prolyl oligopeptidase family), whose amino-acid sequence is MYRAGGIALLFCLLITEVAAEPYPLDYWARRSAVTGVSLSPDGSKFALTRILERGGNPIIELYDSDDLSAKPVRIDSSPSEIMPGVSWIDGDVFLFSTRQKVRKIIQGFNRGVYEYQNVKYDSSKNALGRIRQEAFRVEETLPGKKNKIIISSREDVADRAGKNKTFFRPRSYWEYDLKTDRRKLLMRGRLSLGSVAFNSEGEATHAYGYDFRTNDFVYYWRPKGTKEWEEMYRLSQNSFETFSPIFPDPNAANNFLVVAHNGYDKQGLWSFDAEKQEFTEAIYRRNDVDGGYPIRHSNRHTNPDEMVGIGWCKDKCHREFFDGQEAALYRQLEGIIPNADQVRIQDRSRDGNTLIVSNLGPRDPGTYYLIRNGKISKISGRKPYLEHDQLAKVEYITYQARDGVEISGYVTVPNGEGPFPLVVMPHGGPYVSETIDRFDEWSQLLANHGYVVLQPQYRGSKKYGLDFYQSAFINGSEAGRAMQDDKDDGALYLVKQGLVDPNRMAMFGWSYGGYAALVAASREDQIYQCAIAGAAVTDPEMQMDYYRYGIEGAQEVEQLTTWDGAISPIKEVENINVPLLIVHGDVDQRVPPEHFDKYIAELDRAGINYQKLILEGADHFSSTLTYDHKFEFYEAMLDFFKNDCGAMSTGDSLANR
- a CDS encoding glyceraldehyde-3-phosphate dehydrogenase/erythrose-4-phosphate dehydrogenase (PFAM: Glyceraldehyde 3-phosphate dehydrogenase, C-terminal domain; Glyceraldehyde 3-phosphate dehydrogenase, NAD binding domain~TIGRFAM: glyceraldehyde-3-phosphate dehydrogenase, type I); translated protein: MTRVGINGLGRIGRLLARRISEREDARTALTLVAANELADAETVAHLLKYDSTHGRFGSSVNVSEGAIHIAGKAISLTHEAAFGHDVWAKQNVELVIDCTGEELDRTSAAKHLGGSVERVLLSQPASADVDATIIWGLNQQALTSDMAIVSAGSCTSNALMPILSIVDEILGINAGIITTIHSAMNDQPVIDAYHHTDLRKTRAAFNSVIPVETGLAQGVERFLPHLADKIQARALRVPTLNVSSLDVVLAVGCDTTPEAVNEMIRKASPSFSGVLAVNDEPLASCDFLGMDASCVVDATQTQVSAGRLIKLMIWFDNEWAFANRMVDIAIAISDFGDEKASV
- a CDS encoding 3-phosphoglycerate kinase (PFAM: Phosphoglycerate kinase) encodes the protein MRSMNQLSLSEKRVLIREDLNVPIRDGKVANDARLRAAVPSIKAAVEAGGRVIVMSHLGRPTEGEFDAQYSLAPVADALSELMQMPVCLQSDWPSGAPESGEIWLLENVRFNEGEKSNADDLAKRYAALCDVFVMDAFGTAHRAQASTHGVAKFAAEACAGPLLSGELEALTRALSEPAAPLVAVVGGSKVSTKLAVLERLSEICDQLVVGGGIANTFLAAAGYPVGKSLCEMDLIPTAKALMAKTQIPLPIDVVVAKEFSDSADATVKLAADVADDDMILDIGPLSQARMAEVLVAAGTILWNGPVGVFEFDAFAGGTRALSNAVAESEGFSVAGGGDTLAAIDQFEIADRVSYISTGGGAFLEFVEGKTLPAVAILEDQTDI